The Lysobacter capsici genome has a segment encoding these proteins:
- the glnD gene encoding [protein-PII] uridylyltransferase, protein MTGPVADNPSATPPAPPSAALDPAADAPPPGSPAAIRAALAAVDAALAERFDRDAEADIDRLLRARTDAVDTQVRAAWRACIDDGAPLALFAVGGYGRGELFPQSDIDLLILAEPQAQTAQAEQLGCFFASLWDAGLPVGHAVRSAAQCTEAAADLTVLTAMLEARPIVADAIAQMALQVAVSPSQVWPARDFFIAKRDELRQRHARYGDTADNLEPNLKEGPGGMRDVQTLHWMALRIIGTSDLESLVSIGQLGPDELTSLERERRALSRLRFGLHLVARKREERLRFDYQKLLAERLGHVDNADNLAVEQMMQGFYRSAALVLRIGERLLQRFEEQIEGEAVPVPLSSPYDAFELRRDYIAARDAEWPRDAADVFALFAAWASHDEIRGLHSQTARTLAEALGKIPSFDQAEPALRERFLKILRGPHPVHALERMARLGVLGRWIPAFSKVSGRMQFDLFHVYTVDQHTLAVLRNLARFASGVADERFSIAHEVWPRLRKPELLLLAGLFHDIAKGRGGDHSELGGEDARVFGATMGLSESDTALVEWLVRQHLLMSVTAQKQDIADPEVIHRFASKVADREHLDHLYLLTCADIAGTSPKLWNAWKDRLLADLYTATRLALRRGLEHPVAGAERAAETREAAQAMLAAFGARDEEIAALFARMPEIAFQRGRPDQIAWQAASLRGVALGDTRVRARPVSAHGGAHAGALEVFVHSPDRDGLFAAIVATLDRLGLAIQQARVLDGPLGAIFDTFEVVPTDPRQPASAEEVERRLEAALSGSLERIKPARRAQPRHLRHFRIAPQIEFAAYSKPDALSPRSVLSLVCTDRPGLLADVAQTLRKQRLRVHDARIATFGERAEDVFQITSVNSDGHDSPLDQTQQQALRDALLACLEGDSR, encoded by the coding sequence ATGACCGGCCCCGTCGCCGATAACCCATCGGCGACGCCCCCGGCGCCGCCCAGCGCGGCGCTCGATCCGGCGGCCGATGCGCCGCCGCCCGGCAGCCCCGCGGCGATCCGCGCCGCGCTCGCCGCGGTCGATGCCGCGCTCGCCGAACGTTTCGACCGCGATGCCGAAGCCGACATCGATCGATTGCTGCGCGCGCGCACCGACGCGGTCGACACTCAGGTGCGCGCCGCGTGGCGCGCCTGCATCGACGACGGCGCGCCGCTGGCCTTGTTCGCGGTCGGCGGCTACGGCCGCGGCGAACTGTTTCCGCAGTCCGATATCGACCTGCTGATCCTGGCCGAGCCGCAGGCGCAGACCGCGCAGGCCGAACAGCTCGGCTGTTTCTTCGCTTCGTTGTGGGACGCTGGCCTGCCGGTCGGCCACGCGGTGCGTTCGGCCGCGCAATGCACCGAGGCCGCCGCCGACCTGACCGTGCTCACCGCGATGCTGGAAGCGCGCCCGATCGTCGCCGACGCGATCGCGCAGATGGCCTTGCAGGTGGCGGTATCGCCATCGCAGGTGTGGCCGGCGCGCGACTTCTTCATCGCCAAGCGCGACGAACTGCGCCAGCGCCACGCGCGCTACGGCGACACCGCCGACAACCTCGAGCCCAATCTCAAGGAAGGCCCGGGCGGCATGCGCGATGTGCAGACCCTGCACTGGATGGCGCTGCGCATCATCGGCACCTCCGACCTGGAATCGCTGGTCTCGATCGGCCAACTCGGCCCGGACGAATTGACCTCGCTGGAACGCGAACGCCGCGCGCTGTCGCGCTTGCGCTTCGGCCTGCATCTGGTCGCGCGCAAGCGCGAAGAGCGCCTGCGCTTCGACTACCAGAAGCTGCTCGCCGAACGCCTGGGCCATGTCGACAACGCCGACAACCTCGCGGTCGAACAGATGATGCAGGGCTTCTACCGCAGCGCCGCGCTGGTGCTGCGGATCGGCGAGCGCCTGCTGCAACGTTTCGAGGAACAGATCGAAGGCGAAGCGGTGCCGGTGCCGCTGTCCTCGCCGTACGACGCGTTCGAACTGCGTCGCGATTACATCGCCGCGCGCGACGCCGAGTGGCCGCGCGACGCCGCCGACGTGTTCGCGCTGTTCGCGGCCTGGGCCAGCCACGACGAAATCCGCGGCCTGCATTCGCAGACCGCGCGTACCCTGGCCGAAGCGCTGGGTAAGATTCCGAGCTTCGACCAGGCCGAACCGGCGTTGCGCGAACGTTTCCTCAAGATCCTGCGCGGCCCGCATCCGGTGCATGCGCTCGAACGCATGGCGCGCCTGGGCGTGCTCGGTCGCTGGATTCCGGCGTTCTCGAAAGTCTCCGGGCGCATGCAGTTCGATCTGTTCCATGTCTACACGGTCGACCAGCACACGCTTGCGGTGCTGCGCAATCTGGCGCGCTTCGCTTCGGGCGTGGCCGACGAGCGTTTCAGCATCGCCCACGAAGTCTGGCCGCGCCTGCGTAAACCCGAGCTGCTATTGCTGGCCGGCCTGTTCCACGACATCGCCAAGGGCCGCGGCGGCGATCATTCCGAACTCGGTGGCGAAGACGCGCGCGTGTTCGGCGCCACCATGGGCCTGAGCGAGTCCGACACCGCGCTGGTCGAGTGGCTGGTGCGCCAGCATCTGCTGATGTCGGTGACCGCGCAGAAGCAGGACATCGCCGATCCCGAGGTGATCCACCGGTTCGCCAGCAAGGTCGCCGATCGCGAACACCTCGATCACCTGTACCTGCTGACCTGCGCCGACATCGCCGGCACTTCGCCGAAGTTGTGGAACGCGTGGAAGGACCGGCTGCTCGCCGACCTGTACACCGCGACCCGGCTTGCGCTGCGGCGCGGCCTGGAGCATCCGGTGGCCGGCGCCGAACGCGCCGCGGAAACCCGCGAAGCCGCGCAGGCCATGCTGGCCGCGTTCGGCGCGCGCGACGAAGAAATCGCCGCCTTGTTCGCGCGCATGCCGGAAATCGCGTTCCAGCGCGGACGCCCCGATCAGATCGCCTGGCAGGCAGCGTCGCTGCGTGGCGTGGCCTTGGGCGACACACGCGTGCGCGCGCGACCGGTCAGCGCCCACGGCGGCGCCCATGCCGGCGCGCTGGAAGTGTTCGTGCATTCGCCCGATCGCGACGGCCTGTTCGCCGCGATCGTGGCCACGCTCGATCGTCTCGGCCTGGCGATCCAGCAGGCGCGCGTGCTCGACGGTCCGCTCGGCGCGATCTTCGACACCTTCGAAGTGGTGCCGACCGATCCGCGTCAGCCCGCGAGCGCCGAAGAGGTCGAACGCCGACTGGAAGCCGCGCTGTCCGGATCGCTGGAACGGATCAAGCCGGCGCGCCGCGCGCAACCGCGGCATCTGCGCCATTTCCGCATCGCGCCGCAGATCGAATTCGCCGCCTATTCCAAGCCCGATGCGCTGAGCCCGCGCAGCGTGCTGAGCCTGGTCTGCACCGACCGCCCCGGCCTGCTCGCCGACGTCGCCCAGACCTTGCGCAAACAACGCCTGCGCGTGCACGACGCGCGCATCGCCACCTTCGGCGAACGCGCCGAGGACGTGTTCCAGATCACCAGTGTCAACAGCGACGGGCACGATAGCCCGCTCGATCAAACGCAACAGCAGGCCCTGCGCGACGCGCTGCTGGCCTGCCTCGAAGGAGACAGTCGATGA
- a CDS encoding Spx/MgsR family RNA polymerase-binding regulatory protein, with amino-acid sequence MTTLYGLNNCDTCKKARKWLDRFEIAHGFVDYRDNRQAPETLIEWKNQLGGWESLINKSSTTWRTLPPNRKEPASDAEWKLLLKEYPQLIRRPVVVTDDGKVSQGFSNNGFKQRFGIGS; translated from the coding sequence ATGACGACGCTTTACGGCTTGAACAACTGCGACACCTGCAAGAAAGCGCGCAAGTGGCTGGACCGCTTCGAGATCGCGCACGGCTTCGTCGATTACCGCGATAACCGGCAGGCGCCGGAGACGCTGATCGAGTGGAAGAATCAGCTCGGCGGGTGGGAATCGTTGATCAACAAGTCTTCGACCACTTGGCGCACCTTGCCGCCCAATCGCAAGGAGCCGGCGTCGGATGCGGAGTGGAAGCTGTTGTTGAAGGAATACCCGCAACTGATCCGCCGGCCGGTGGTGGTGACCGACGACGGCAAGGTCAGTCAGGGCTTCAGCAACAACGGCTTCAAGCAGCGGTTCGGGATCGGCTCGTGA
- the dapE gene encoding succinyl-diaminopimelate desuccinylase, which translates to MSAAGHADGRSAVLALTCDLIARPSVTPEDLGCQTLIAERLRRAGFACEHLRYGEVDNLWAVHGDGDGPTLVLLGHTDVVPSGPVDSWASDPYLPEIRDGVLYGRGAADMKGSVAAFVVALEQFAAKHPRHRGRVALLLTSDEEGDAIDGVRRVADTFRARGERIDWCITGEPSSTAKLGDLLRVGRRGTLSATLKVIGVQGHVAYPEKARNPIHQAMPALSELAGRRWDDGYETFPPTSLQISNVHAGTGANNVIPGELQVLFNLRFNPSWNAERLERECEAVLQAHGLEYEIRWFRGGEPFYTPEGPLRAAAREVLARFAGAAPLESTGGGTSDARFIAPLGAQCIEIGPVNASIHKVDENVSVADLEALPGLYLALIERLMVG; encoded by the coding sequence GTGAGCGCGGCCGGTCATGCCGATGGGCGCAGCGCGGTGCTCGCGCTGACCTGCGATCTGATCGCGCGGCCGTCGGTGACGCCGGAGGATCTGGGGTGTCAGACCTTGATCGCCGAGCGCTTGCGCCGCGCCGGATTCGCCTGCGAACACCTGCGCTACGGCGAGGTCGACAATCTGTGGGCGGTGCATGGCGACGGCGATGGGCCGACTCTGGTGCTGCTCGGCCATACCGACGTGGTGCCGTCGGGGCCGGTCGACAGTTGGGCCAGCGATCCGTACCTGCCGGAGATCCGCGACGGCGTGTTGTATGGGCGCGGCGCGGCCGACATGAAGGGCAGCGTGGCGGCGTTCGTGGTGGCGTTGGAGCAATTCGCGGCCAAGCATCCGCGCCATCGCGGTCGCGTCGCCTTGTTGCTGACTTCGGATGAGGAAGGCGATGCGATCGACGGCGTGCGCCGGGTCGCCGACACCTTCCGCGCGCGCGGCGAGCGCATCGACTGGTGCATCACCGGCGAGCCGTCCTCGACCGCGAAGCTCGGCGATCTGTTGCGGGTGGGGCGGCGCGGCACCTTGTCGGCGACGCTCAAGGTGATCGGCGTGCAGGGCCATGTCGCCTATCCGGAAAAGGCGCGCAACCCTATCCATCAGGCCATGCCGGCGCTGTCGGAACTGGCCGGACGGCGATGGGACGATGGTTACGAAACCTTTCCGCCGACTTCGCTGCAGATCAGCAATGTCCATGCCGGGACCGGCGCCAACAATGTGATTCCGGGCGAGCTGCAGGTGTTGTTCAACCTGCGCTTCAATCCGAGCTGGAATGCCGAACGGCTCGAGCGCGAGTGCGAGGCGGTGTTGCAGGCGCACGGGCTCGAGTACGAAATCCGTTGGTTTCGCGGTGGCGAACCGTTCTACACGCCGGAAGGTCCGCTGCGCGCGGCGGCGCGTGAGGTGCTGGCGCGGTTTGCCGGCGCGGCGCCGTTGGAGAGCACGGGCGGTGGGACTTCGGATGCGCGCTTCATCGCGCCGCTGGGAGCGCAGTGCATCGAGATCGGGCCGGTGAATGCGAGCATTCACAAGGTCGATGAGAATGTGTCGGTGGCGGATCTTGAGGCGTTGCCGGGGTTGTATCTGGCGCTGATTGAGCGGTTGATGGTTGGTTGA
- a CDS encoding penicillin acylase family protein, whose amino-acid sequence MAKWIKRGVLALLCLFAIAAVGAWWLLRGSLPQLQGELALPGLSAPVTIQRDALGVVTVDAANQTDAMRALGYVHGQERYFEMDLLRRTAAGELSALFGERALDYDRRHRVHRLRSRVQRELAAFANDKTALLQAYSDGVNAGLRGLSRKPWPYLLLQAQPEAWTVTDSALVGYAMYFDLQDGANAREFGDWQLGHSLPAPLYRLLSHAGTSWDAPLFGAPIGDAVLPGADQVDLRKLPTPAPGGLLQLPFPDEIGSNNFAVAGSLTADRRAIVADDMHLGLRAPNLWFRARLRYADARVPGGRIDANGFTLPGLPALVVGSNGQVAWAFTNSYGDWADWSLEPGCASTAKPGGCAGLIEHEELIAVKGGAARKFLVRETAWGPLMHDNADGSALALRWSAHLPGALNMGLSELTRAQSVDDAMSIAREVALPVQNLVVGDRNGKIGWRLLGPIPEREGDCATTLAVENADPRGQALAPPTCPPWTIQTQDAPHLIAPPSGRLWTANTRTLDGLELERIGDGNYVLGARAGQIRDGLFAKQRFNERDLLAIQLDDRALFLQRWWKLLQDQAARTGKNGDGTALGALATAAKQWEGRAEPGSVSYRLVRNWRRAVHTRIANGLTAPAQVALGKQFEMPEFKQLEGVVWPLLEQRPANLLPRNEASWDDLLEHAARDVLDDFGIAPGANAAAALAKHTWGEHNTARICHPLASALPGFAKRALCMPFEQLPGDAAMPRVQRPDFGASERMVVSPGHEVDGIIHMPGGQSGHPLSPFWGAGHDDWVHGRPTPFLPGQARYTLTLKP is encoded by the coding sequence ATGGCCAAATGGATCAAGCGCGGTGTGCTCGCGCTGCTTTGCCTGTTCGCGATCGCCGCTGTCGGCGCCTGGTGGTTGCTGCGCGGCAGCCTGCCGCAATTGCAGGGCGAGCTCGCCCTGCCCGGCCTGTCGGCACCGGTGACGATCCAGCGCGACGCGCTCGGCGTGGTTACCGTCGACGCCGCCAACCAGACCGATGCGATGCGCGCGCTGGGCTATGTCCACGGCCAGGAGCGCTATTTCGAAATGGACCTGCTGCGCCGCACCGCCGCCGGCGAGTTGTCGGCGCTGTTCGGCGAACGCGCGCTCGATTACGACCGCCGCCATCGCGTGCATCGCCTGCGCAGCCGCGTGCAGCGCGAACTGGCCGCTTTCGCCAACGACAAGACCGCGCTGCTGCAAGCCTATAGCGACGGCGTCAATGCCGGCCTGCGGGGGCTGTCGCGCAAGCCCTGGCCTTATTTGCTGCTGCAGGCGCAGCCCGAGGCCTGGACGGTGACCGACTCGGCCCTGGTCGGTTACGCCATGTATTTCGACCTGCAGGACGGCGCCAATGCGCGCGAATTCGGCGACTGGCAACTGGGCCATTCGCTGCCCGCGCCGCTGTACCGGTTGCTGAGCCACGCCGGCACCAGCTGGGATGCGCCGCTGTTCGGCGCGCCGATCGGCGATGCGGTCCTGCCCGGCGCCGATCAGGTCGACCTGCGCAAACTGCCCACGCCGGCGCCCGGCGGCCTGCTGCAACTGCCGTTTCCCGACGAGATCGGCAGCAACAACTTCGCCGTCGCCGGCAGCCTCACCGCCGACCGGCGCGCGATCGTCGCCGACGACATGCACCTGGGCCTGCGCGCGCCCAACCTGTGGTTCCGCGCGCGCCTGCGCTACGCCGACGCGCGCGTGCCCGGCGGCCGCATCGACGCCAACGGCTTCACCCTGCCCGGCCTGCCGGCGCTGGTGGTCGGCAGCAACGGCCAGGTCGCCTGGGCGTTCACCAACAGCTACGGCGACTGGGCCGACTGGTCGCTGGAACCGGGTTGCGCGAGCACGGCCAAGCCCGGCGGCTGCGCCGGCCTGATCGAGCACGAGGAACTCATCGCGGTCAAAGGCGGCGCGGCGCGGAAATTCCTCGTGCGCGAAACCGCCTGGGGCCCGCTGATGCACGACAACGCCGACGGCAGCGCGCTGGCGCTGCGCTGGTCGGCGCACCTGCCCGGCGCGCTCAATATGGGCCTGTCGGAACTGACCCGCGCGCAATCGGTCGACGATGCGATGAGCATCGCGCGCGAGGTCGCGCTGCCGGTGCAGAACCTGGTCGTCGGCGACCGCAACGGCAAGATCGGCTGGCGCCTGCTCGGCCCGATTCCCGAACGCGAAGGCGATTGCGCCACCACCCTGGCGGTCGAGAACGCAGACCCGCGCGGGCAAGCGCTCGCGCCGCCGACCTGCCCCCCGTGGACGATCCAGACCCAGGACGCACCGCATCTGATCGCGCCGCCCTCGGGCCGGCTGTGGACCGCGAACACCCGCACTCTCGACGGCCTGGAACTCGAACGCATCGGCGACGGCAACTACGTACTCGGCGCGCGCGCCGGACAGATCCGCGACGGCCTGTTCGCCAAGCAGCGTTTCAACGAACGCGATCTGCTGGCGATCCAGCTCGACGATCGCGCCTTGTTCCTGCAGCGCTGGTGGAAGCTGCTGCAGGATCAGGCCGCGCGCACCGGCAAGAACGGCGACGGCACCGCGCTGGGCGCGCTCGCCACCGCCGCAAAGCAATGGGAAGGCCGCGCCGAACCCGGTTCGGTCAGTTATCGCTTGGTCCGCAACTGGCGTCGCGCCGTGCATACGCGTATCGCCAACGGCCTGACCGCGCCGGCGCAGGTCGCCTTGGGCAAGCAATTCGAGATGCCCGAATTCAAGCAGCTCGAGGGCGTGGTCTGGCCATTGCTGGAGCAGCGCCCGGCGAATCTGCTGCCGCGCAACGAAGCGTCGTGGGACGACCTGCTCGAACACGCCGCGCGCGACGTGCTCGACGATTTCGGCATCGCGCCCGGCGCGAACGCCGCCGCGGCCTTGGCCAAGCACACGTGGGGCGAGCACAACACCGCGCGCATCTGCCACCCGCTCGCCTCGGCCCTGCCCGGCTTCGCCAAGCGCGCGCTGTGCATGCCGTTCGAGCAACTCCCCGGCGACGCCGCGATGCCGCGCGTGCAGCGGCCGGATTTCGGTGCCTCCGAACGCATGGTGGTCTCGCCCGGTCACGAGGTCGACGGCATCATCCATATGCCCGGCGGCCAGAGCGGGCATCCGCTATCGCCGTTCTGGGGCGCGGGTCACGACGATTGGGTACACGGCCGGCCGACGCCGTTCTTGCCGGGGCAGGCGCGTTATACCTTGACGTTGAAGCCGTAG
- the asnB gene encoding asparagine synthase B, translating into MCSILGLFDLRPGADLRPLRPLALSLSAKQRHRGPDWSGVSVEARAILVHERLAIVDPTGGSQPLRSADGELALAVNGEIYNHRELEQQLAQPYAFQTKSDCEVINALYRESADLGELLNRLNGIFAFALWDAARGRYVIARDPFGVCPLYWGHDADGRLWVASEMKALARLCDDVAPFPAGHYYDSDVGVPVKYYQRPWRDYAATEGVEVSKQELREAFERAVHRQMMSDVPYGVLLSGGLDSSLVAACAARFARRRIEEDDQAEAWWPRLHSFAIGLEGSPDLAAAEIAAAALGTVHHGFTYTFEEGLDVLPDVIAHIETYDVTTIRASTPMFLLARRIKAMGVKMVLSGEGSDEIFGGYLYFHKAPNAREFHEELVRKLDALHSFDCLRANKSMMAWGVEPRVPFLDVEFIEVAMRMDAQAKMVDKATGRIEKAVLREAFEGYLPDSILWRQKEQFSDGVGYGWIDGLKAHAEAQVGDREFATAASRFPINTPQTKEAYYYRGLFERHFPGTACAETVPGGKSIACSSPAAIAWDAAFANAADPSGRAVAGVHQAALV; encoded by the coding sequence ATGTGCTCGATCCTAGGTTTGTTCGACCTGCGCCCCGGCGCCGATCTGCGGCCGCTGCGGCCGCTGGCCCTGTCCCTGTCGGCGAAGCAGCGCCATCGCGGCCCCGACTGGTCCGGCGTCAGCGTCGAGGCGCGCGCGATCCTGGTGCATGAGCGCCTGGCCATCGTCGATCCCACCGGCGGCTCGCAGCCGCTGCGTTCGGCCGACGGCGAGCTGGCGCTGGCGGTCAACGGCGAGATCTACAACCATCGCGAACTTGAGCAGCAGCTCGCGCAACCGTATGCGTTCCAGACCAAGTCCGATTGCGAAGTCATCAACGCGCTGTACCGCGAAAGCGCCGACCTGGGCGAACTGCTCAACCGCCTCAACGGCATCTTCGCCTTTGCCCTGTGGGATGCGGCGCGCGGCCGCTACGTGATCGCGCGCGATCCGTTCGGCGTGTGTCCCTTGTACTGGGGCCACGACGCCGACGGCCGCCTGTGGGTCGCGTCGGAAATGAAGGCGCTGGCGCGGCTGTGCGACGACGTCGCGCCGTTCCCGGCCGGGCATTACTACGACAGCGACGTCGGCGTGCCGGTGAAGTATTACCAGCGTCCGTGGCGCGACTACGCGGCGACCGAAGGCGTGGAGGTGTCCAAGCAGGAACTGCGCGAGGCGTTCGAGCGCGCGGTGCATCGGCAGATGATGAGCGACGTGCCGTACGGGGTGCTGCTGTCGGGCGGTCTGGATTCATCGCTGGTCGCGGCCTGCGCGGCGCGTTTCGCGCGTCGGCGCATCGAAGAGGACGATCAGGCCGAAGCCTGGTGGCCGCGCCTGCATTCCTTCGCGATCGGCCTGGAAGGCTCGCCCGATCTGGCCGCGGCCGAGATCGCCGCGGCCGCGCTCGGCACCGTCCATCACGGCTTCACCTACACCTTCGAAGAAGGCCTGGACGTACTGCCCGATGTGATCGCGCACATCGAAACCTACGACGTCACCACCATCCGCGCCTCCACGCCGATGTTCCTGCTCGCGCGCCGGATCAAGGCGATGGGCGTGAAGATGGTGCTGTCGGGCGAAGGCTCGGACGAAATCTTCGGCGGCTATCTGTATTTCCACAAAGCGCCGAACGCGCGCGAGTTCCACGAAGAACTGGTGCGCAAGCTCGATGCGCTGCACAGCTTCGACTGCCTGCGCGCCAACAAGTCGATGATGGCCTGGGGCGTGGAGCCGCGGGTGCCGTTCCTGGACGTGGAGTTCATCGAAGTGGCGATGCGCATGGACGCGCAGGCCAAGATGGTCGACAAGGCCACCGGCCGGATCGAGAAAGCGGTGCTGCGCGAAGCCTTCGAAGGCTATCTGCCCGATTCGATCCTGTGGCGGCAGAAGGAGCAGTTCAGCGACGGCGTGGGCTACGGCTGGATCGACGGACTCAAGGCGCACGCCGAGGCGCAGGTTGGCGATCGCGAATTCGCCACCGCCGCCAGCCGCTTCCCGATCAACACGCCGCAGACCAAGGAGGCCTATTACTACCGCGGCCTGTTCGAGCGCCACTTCCCGGGCACCGCCTGCGCCGAGACCGTGCCCGGCGGCAAGTCGATCGCCTGTTCCTCGCCGGCGGCGATCGCCTGGGACGCGGCCTTCGCCAATGCCGCCGATCCGTCGGGCCGCGCGGTGGCGGGGGTGCATCAGGCGGCGTTGGTCTGA
- a CDS encoding polysaccharide deacetylase family protein: MSFALSLLACMTNAQAAGPSEVASADRATWPHALNSPAAFDRASRAEILAFGHELALSEAIDDAALAQRLKLKQIDRASVDKIRARFWQRLSANYRLASRACAPREAFCQPAADTAALRALALAFNAAPDNAYAAWRGDAARFHRIYLDEQLRLAALFPRTSSEIDTYSPDEVDGSELPDRQFLLTFDDGPSAAGGNTDKLLRVLREHKLDATFFVLGQSLQQQVAANPKLSTAQRYAGMCVASHGWEHQSHSRWPQWQDSVLRSAALIKAQADPLYVPLFRPPYGQRLADSGGFFREHGQRVVLWGIDSQDWNAKMTPTDMQGRLLSLMLLWRHGTILFHDIHDKARIALPWVLQHTRGAGVHWVDCKDYPARG, encoded by the coding sequence ATGTCTTTCGCGCTGTCGCTGCTGGCGTGCATGACGAACGCGCAGGCCGCCGGCCCGTCCGAAGTCGCCAGCGCCGATCGCGCGACCTGGCCGCACGCATTGAATTCGCCGGCCGCGTTCGATCGCGCCTCGCGCGCCGAGATCCTCGCCTTCGGCCACGAACTGGCGCTCAGCGAAGCCATCGACGACGCGGCCTTGGCGCAACGGCTCAAGCTCAAGCAGATCGATCGCGCATCGGTCGACAAGATACGCGCGCGTTTCTGGCAGCGGCTGAGCGCGAACTACCGCCTCGCCTCGCGCGCCTGCGCGCCGCGCGAGGCGTTCTGCCAACCCGCCGCCGACACCGCCGCGCTGCGCGCGCTCGCGCTTGCCTTCAACGCCGCACCCGACAACGCCTACGCCGCCTGGCGCGGCGACGCGGCGCGCTTCCATCGCATCTATCTCGACGAACAACTGCGCCTGGCCGCGCTGTTCCCGCGCACCAGCAGCGAGATCGACACCTATTCGCCCGACGAAGTCGACGGCAGCGAACTGCCCGACCGGCAGTTCCTGCTGACCTTCGACGATGGCCCCAGCGCGGCCGGCGGCAACACCGACAAGCTGCTGCGCGTGTTGCGCGAGCACAAGCTCGACGCGACCTTCTTCGTGCTCGGACAGTCCTTGCAGCAACAGGTCGCGGCGAATCCGAAGCTGAGCACCGCGCAGCGCTATGCCGGCATGTGCGTGGCCTCGCATGGCTGGGAGCACCAGTCGCATTCGCGCTGGCCGCAATGGCAGGATTCGGTCCTGCGCAGCGCCGCGTTGATCAAGGCCCAGGCTGACCCGCTGTACGTACCCTTGTTCCGTCCGCCCTACGGCCAGCGTCTGGCCGACAGCGGCGGTTTCTTCCGCGAACACGGCCAGCGCGTGGTGCTGTGGGGCATCGATTCGCAGGACTGGAACGCGAAGATGACGCCGACCGATATGCAAGGCCGGCTGCTGAGCCTGATGCTGTTGTGGCGACACGGCACGATCCTGTTCCACGACATACACGACAAGGCACGCATTGCGCTGCCATGGGTGCTGCAGCACACGCGCGGCGCCGGCGTGCACTGGGTCGACTGCAAGGATTATCCGGCGCGCGGTTGA
- a CDS encoding tetratricopeptide repeat protein codes for MAAPALACVIGLVSTAGPAHAQSERVQVVSAILADRPIDGATVSLQRVDRPSLVATTDAQGRATLDPVLARDPQSRLVIAKPGYAELIVQCPCEVPAYALSPVMHNLDGMRVVLNWGDTPADLDAHLSYPGNHVYFERKSGRDASLDLDHSGQRGPETITVQRRHPGQSYTFAVHDFGHRDQADSRALARSQAQVFVYIGESLVRSYRVPQGQTGNLWTVFRVDGEGRFDDLNAISTVALGAERIGDEIARIGGRGGDEPVGSEAGDAAVATNLRGEAAYRSGDLRGAVALYQQAIELDPAHALSYSNLGLAYVKLGRAAEAIWASRKAIALAKGAGAATIRAGAYYNIGKLYEEDGQYERAMSNYLAAKREKPDKTYDQALERVSGY; via the coding sequence ATGGCCGCGCCCGCCCTCGCCTGTGTGATCGGCCTCGTCTCGACCGCCGGGCCGGCGCATGCGCAAAGCGAGCGCGTGCAGGTGGTCAGCGCGATCCTCGCCGATCGTCCCATCGACGGCGCCACGGTCAGCCTGCAGCGCGTCGACCGTCCCTCGCTGGTCGCGACCACCGACGCGCAAGGCCGCGCCACGCTCGATCCGGTGCTGGCGCGCGACCCGCAATCGCGACTGGTGATCGCCAAGCCCGGCTATGCCGAGCTGATCGTGCAATGCCCCTGCGAGGTCCCCGCGTATGCGCTCAGCCCGGTGATGCACAACCTCGACGGCATGCGCGTGGTGCTCAACTGGGGCGACACCCCGGCCGACCTGGACGCGCATCTGAGCTACCCCGGTAACCACGTCTATTTCGAACGCAAGAGCGGACGCGACGCCAGCCTGGACTTGGACCACAGCGGCCAGCGCGGCCCGGAAACCATCACCGTGCAGCGCCGTCATCCGGGCCAGAGCTATACCTTCGCGGTCCACGACTTCGGTCATCGCGACCAGGCCGACAGCCGCGCGCTCGCGCGCAGCCAGGCGCAGGTGTTCGTGTACATCGGCGAATCGCTGGTGCGCAGCTATCGGGTGCCGCAAGGTCAAACCGGCAATCTGTGGACGGTGTTCCGGGTCGACGGCGAAGGCCGCTTCGACGACCTCAACGCGATCAGCACCGTCGCGCTCGGCGCCGAACGCATCGGCGACGAGATCGCGCGCATCGGCGGCCGCGGCGGCGACGAGCCGGTCGGCAGCGAAGCCGGCGACGCCGCGGTCGCGACCAACCTGCGCGGCGAGGCGGCGTATCGCAGCGGCGATCTGCGCGGCGCGGTGGCACTGTACCAGCAGGCGATCGAACTCGATCCCGCGCATGCGCTGAGCTACAGCAATCTCGGCCTGGCTTACGTAAAGCTCGGCCGCGCCGCCGAGGCGATCTGGGCCTCGCGCAAGGCCATCGCCCTGGCCAAGGGCGCGGGCGCGGCGACCATCCGCGCCGGCGCGTACTACAACATCGGCAAACTGTACGAAGAAGACGGCCAGTACGAACGGGCCATGTCGAACTATCTGGCGGCCAAGCGCGAAAAGCCGGACAAGACCTACGATCAGGCATTGGAGCGTGTCAGTGGCTATTGA